Proteins encoded within one genomic window of Eleutherodactylus coqui strain aEleCoq1 chromosome 1, aEleCoq1.hap1, whole genome shotgun sequence:
- the WBP4 gene encoding WW domain-binding protein 4 isoform X1, translating to MADYWKSQPKKFCTYCKCWIADNKPSIEFHERGKNHKENVIKKISEIKQKSMAKAKSDAKMAKEFAAMEEAALKAYEEDLKRLEGVEPAPLAPVGPSIEERRARDEQKRMEIEALEKHHAKRQWTKTLSPEGYPYFYNLLTGETQWEEPEGFIEKNKEVVTELKETKSLWIEGVSEEGYPYYYNSETGESRWEKPEDFDNNPPPSDKNNSTNIIDAPTADKQEAASPEVTTDSTSAKSQPSENTTETPSEDTAKTPSEDNTQATKIHFRIKKETKSGNDKVSDPESKPEKAEEKKDLSPKQDPPPKPTVRKPAKANPYGAWETIKEEEDLYEKVDLELPNVENYDPGISVSVVEQEPKVKFKEKTITSLGDSVAGASVFKRRKFENVKSRNIRQRLNDQ from the exons AGTATTGAATTCCATGAGAGGGGAAAGAACCACAAAGAAAATGTTATCAAGAAAATCAGCGAG ATCAAGCAAAAAAGTATGGCCAAGGCCAAATCGGATGCAAAGATGGCAAAAGAGTTTGCTGCAATGGAAGAAGCTGCACTAAAGGCTTATGAAGAAGATCTAAAAAGACTGGAAGGAGTAGAACCag ctCCTTTGGCCCCTGTAGGTCCAAGCATTGAAGAGAGGAGGGCACGTGATGAACAGAAGAGGATGGAAATAGAGGCACTAGAAAAACACCATGCTAAGAGGCAATGGACAAAAACATTATCCCCAGAAGGGTACCCATATTTCTACAATTTATTGACAGGAG aaactcAGTGGGAGGAGCCAGAGGGATTTATCGAAAAGAACAAAGAAGTAGTAACTGAATTG AAGGAAACCAAATCTTTGTGGATAGAAGGAGTCTCAGAAGAGGGTTACCCATACTACTACAATTCTGAAACTGGAG AATCCAGATGGGAGAAACCGGAGGACTTTGATAACAATCCGCCCCCTAGTGATAAGAATAATTCCACCAATATTATAGATGCCCCTACAGCAGATAAACAGGAGGCTGCAAGTCCAGAAGTAACAACAGACTCAACTTCTGCGAAATCTCAGCCATCAGAAAATACCACGGAGACGCCATCAGAAGATACAGCCAAGACGCCATCAGAAGATAATACACAGGCTACTAAAATCCATTTCAGG ATTAAAAAAGAGACCAAATCTGGCAATGATAAGGTATCTGACCCTGAAAGCAAACCAGAAaaggctgaagaaaaaaaagacctTTCACCAAAGCAAGACCCTCCACCAAAGCCTACCGTTCGAAAGCCAGCCAAGGCTAATCCATATGGAGCATGGGAGACTATTAAAGAAGAGGAAGACTTGTA TGAGAAGGTGGATTTGGAGCTACCGAATGTGGAAAACTACGACCCTGGTATCTCTGTATCTGTTGTGGAACAGGAGCCAAAAGtgaagtttaaagaaaaaaccaTCACTTCCCTTGGTGACTCTGTAGCTGGGGCCTCTGTCTTCAAGAGAAGGAAGTTCGAAAATGTGAAATCTCGAAACATACGTCAGAGACTAAATGATCAGTAA
- the WBP4 gene encoding WW domain-binding protein 4 isoform X2, whose amino-acid sequence MAKAKSDAKMAKEFAAMEEAALKAYEEDLKRLEGVEPAPLAPVGPSIEERRARDEQKRMEIEALEKHHAKRQWTKTLSPEGYPYFYNLLTGETQWEEPEGFIEKNKEVVTELKETKSLWIEGVSEEGYPYYYNSETGESRWEKPEDFDNNPPPSDKNNSTNIIDAPTADKQEAASPEVTTDSTSAKSQPSENTTETPSEDTAKTPSEDNTQATKIHFRIKKETKSGNDKVSDPESKPEKAEEKKDLSPKQDPPPKPTVRKPAKANPYGAWETIKEEEDLYEKVDLELPNVENYDPGISVSVVEQEPKVKFKEKTITSLGDSVAGASVFKRRKFENVKSRNIRQRLNDQ is encoded by the exons ATGGCCAAGGCCAAATCGGATGCAAAGATGGCAAAAGAGTTTGCTGCAATGGAAGAAGCTGCACTAAAGGCTTATGAAGAAGATCTAAAAAGACTGGAAGGAGTAGAACCag ctCCTTTGGCCCCTGTAGGTCCAAGCATTGAAGAGAGGAGGGCACGTGATGAACAGAAGAGGATGGAAATAGAGGCACTAGAAAAACACCATGCTAAGAGGCAATGGACAAAAACATTATCCCCAGAAGGGTACCCATATTTCTACAATTTATTGACAGGAG aaactcAGTGGGAGGAGCCAGAGGGATTTATCGAAAAGAACAAAGAAGTAGTAACTGAATTG AAGGAAACCAAATCTTTGTGGATAGAAGGAGTCTCAGAAGAGGGTTACCCATACTACTACAATTCTGAAACTGGAG AATCCAGATGGGAGAAACCGGAGGACTTTGATAACAATCCGCCCCCTAGTGATAAGAATAATTCCACCAATATTATAGATGCCCCTACAGCAGATAAACAGGAGGCTGCAAGTCCAGAAGTAACAACAGACTCAACTTCTGCGAAATCTCAGCCATCAGAAAATACCACGGAGACGCCATCAGAAGATACAGCCAAGACGCCATCAGAAGATAATACACAGGCTACTAAAATCCATTTCAGG ATTAAAAAAGAGACCAAATCTGGCAATGATAAGGTATCTGACCCTGAAAGCAAACCAGAAaaggctgaagaaaaaaaagacctTTCACCAAAGCAAGACCCTCCACCAAAGCCTACCGTTCGAAAGCCAGCCAAGGCTAATCCATATGGAGCATGGGAGACTATTAAAGAAGAGGAAGACTTGTA TGAGAAGGTGGATTTGGAGCTACCGAATGTGGAAAACTACGACCCTGGTATCTCTGTATCTGTTGTGGAACAGGAGCCAAAAGtgaagtttaaagaaaaaaccaTCACTTCCCTTGGTGACTCTGTAGCTGGGGCCTCTGTCTTCAAGAGAAGGAAGTTCGAAAATGTGAAATCTCGAAACATACGTCAGAGACTAAATGATCAGTAA